A genome region from Brassica oleracea var. oleracea cultivar TO1000 chromosome C2, BOL, whole genome shotgun sequence includes the following:
- the LOC106323591 gene encoding uncharacterized protein LOC106323591: MSLNPGSLTTQGKSYVPVQSIDHPQTQLSNTEVFGDLTNLHNIGLNDRRTQRCPILAVRRTTTHSGSTEENPTSFTQLLRSMGSQGSFFVGSPNYMESQKGLIGAGLTPTMGNIPGTTMRNDLNCEISNGQLANQRVARTHRHNILIQKRNSSEAHNGSALLNRKSDIKAKEREKMTISSLQLPGREPKTRKYDKHVSVEDDDSFERPFYQEQVKRQPYVTPQYSQSFNEPSCSSFTSLLQSMLTQTTSMPGKPDLSQSTNGCPRLNNTQINVTGNSVLSSIDSDSEESCDGFWEEDTANANNVYQHNSDTETDDENEYHRVKDNREAYNVGNNLENYKQKSTKGDCSSTDSPTEEDYKDDGDIVHECPKCGALFLNNERRSKNRKTRTPIFSMCCLQGKIKVPILKEPPTLLHSLLTNDDVVSKHFRENIRPLYMMFSFTSLGGKIDNSVNQGKGPKVFKLHGENYHLIGSVKPKRDESAKFLQLYIHDTENEVQNRIAALSGKSDSSKIRGDLVDSIMKMLRECNVHVQTFRNSMDRFNDEDECQELSLVLIHGREKDGRVYNLPTTSEVAALVVGDFTLNMDKRDIILEKNSGKLKRINELHPCYLPLQYPLIFPYGEDGFRLGIKNGFTGITKRKKPNISMREFFAYRIQIRKVGSQVLLLSRRLLQQFLVDAYTMIESHRLRYIRKNQSDLRTLSYSKFVSASNNGHSSLPIEGNRIIIPSSFTGGPRYMHQMYLDCMSICKYYGFPDLFITFTCNPKWPELTRYFQIYNLRSEDRPDLCCRLFKVKLDCLMDDLTKKHLLGKTVSEFQKRGLPHAHILLFMDPTAKIPSAEDIDRIITAEIPDKNEEPRLYEVVRDTMIHGPCGMVNKDSPCMQDGRCTKFFPRKIVEKTIVDAQGYPIYRRREGGSTVEKRGIQLDNRFVVPYNKQLSLRYKANINVEWCNQARSIKYLFKYIHKGQDCITATITQKTNKESDRAETNDNGGNPGVNVSNGGGDVGVNINGDAQEPAVDEIKNYFDARYISACESTWRICAFPTHFRTTPVEKLTFHLEGEQPVVYKKGDTVETVMARMRVSKTMFLAWFIACEEYPEARLLTYSEMPTRFLYDGKNQVWKKRKKGFAIGRLQHVCPSSGEYYYLRVLINKIKGPRCYDDIKTVDGIVQPSFEIACYKLGLLDDDKEYIEGLRECSFWASGHYVRKLFARMLLSESLSSPKLVWDSTKDILSEDILFLERRQRRNPNLILDEEQILNCTLMQLDKILRSKNSSLDKWKSMPQPIDNDQSISSCNRHLQDELNYPWDELRAQHQEWFRQLTDEQRAVYEQIIGYVESNAGGVYFVYGFGGTGKTFLWNILSAAIRSRGEVVLNVASSGIAALLLPGGRTAHSRFSIPINPDEFSTCKIQPGSDQAELISKASLIIWDEAPMMSKHCFEALDRSLCDIMKTTHNRPFGGKVVVFDGDFRQILPVIPKGNRADVVIAALNSSYLWKYCQVLELTKNMRLSSEAFFRTK, encoded by the exons ATGAGTTTAAACCCAG GTTCGTTGACGACGCAAGGGAAATCTTATGTACCAGTGCAGTCTATTGATCACCCTCAAACACAATTGTCCAACACTGAAGTTTTTGGTGACCTAACTAATCTACACAATATTGGGCTCAATGATCGTAGAACACAAAGATGTCCGATATTGGCTGTGAGAAGGACAACAACCCACTCAGGAAGTACTGAAGAAAACCCAACATCGTTCACACAACTGCTTCGGTCGATGGGATCACAGGGTAGTTTTTTTGTTGGATCTCCTAATTATATGGAATCACAAAAAGGTTTAATCGGAGCTGGGCTAACTCCAACTATGGGTAATATACCAG GTACAACTATGAGGAATGACTTGAATTGTGAGATCTCAAATGGTCAACTAGCTAATCAGAGAGTTGCGAGAACACACAGGCATAACATTCTTATTCAGAAGAGGAATTCTTCTGAAGCACATAATGGAAGCGCTTTATTAAATAGAAAGTCAGATATCAAAGCGAAAGAGAGAGAAA AGATGACTATTTCAAGTCTCCAACTGCCAGGGAGGGAGCCAAAGACGAGGAAATATGACAAGCATGTTAGTGTTGAGGATGATGACTCTTTTGAACGTCCTTTTTATCAGGAACAAGTAAAGCGGCAACCCTATGTCACTCCCCAGTATAGCCAAAGCTTCAATGAACCCAGTTGTTCATCGTTCACAAGCTTGCTGCAATCCATGCTTACACAGACCACTTCTATGCCTGGAAAACCAGATTTAAGTCAATCTACTAATGGATGTCCAAGACTTAATAATACTCAAATTAATGTTACAGGCAATTCGGTCTTGTCATCAATTGACTCAGATTCAGAAG AAAGCTGTGACGGTTTCTGGGAGGAAGACACAGCCAATGCTAATAATGTTTATCAGCACAATTCTGATACTGAGACCGATGATGAAAATGAATATCATAGAGTGAAGGACAACAGGGAGGCATACAATGTTGGGAACAATTTAGAAAACTATAAGCAGAAATCTACAAAGGGAGATTGTTCTTCAACTGATTCTCCTACAGAAGAAG ACTACAAAGATGATGGAGATATAGTACACGAATGTCCTAAATGTGGAGCACTCTTTTTAAATAATGAACGGAGAAGTAAAAATAGGAAAACAAGAACACCTATTTTTAGTATGTGTTGTCTCCAAGGAAAAATCAAGGTTCCAATTTTGAAGGAACCTCCAACATTACTTCACAGCCTTCTCACTAATGATGATGTTGTCAGTAAGCATTTCCGTGAAAATATTCGACCATTGTACATGATGTTCTCATTTACGTCACTTGGAGGAAAAATTGATAATTCAGTCAACCAAGGTAAAGGCCCCAAGGTTTTCAAATTACACGGAGAGAATTATCATTTGATTGGGAGTGTAAAACCAAAGCGGGATGAGTCAGCGAAGTTCTTACAGTTGTATATACATGATACTGAGAACGAGGTTCAGAATAGAATAGCAGCTTTGAG TGGCAAGTCAGATTCCAGCAAAATAAGGGGCGACTTGGTGGACTCTATTATGAAAATGCTTAGGGAGTGCAATGTTCATGTCCAGACGTTCCGTAATTCTATGGACAGATTCAACGATGAAGATGAATGTCAAGAACTGTCACTGGTTCTAATCCACGGCCGTGAAAAGGATGGGCGAGTTTACAATCTCCCAACTACCTCCGAGGTTGCAGCTTTAGTGGTCGGTGATTTTACGTTAAATATGGACAAAAGGGATATTATTTTGGAAAAAAATTCGGGAAAGCTAAAAAGGATCAACGAGTTGCATCCTTGCTATCTACCACTTCAGTATCCCCTGATTTTTCCTTATGGAGAGGACGGTTTCCGTTTAGGTATCAAAAACGGTTTTACCGGAATAACCAAAAGAAAGAAACCAAATATCAGCATGAGAGAATTCTTTGCCTATCGTATACAAATTCGTAAGGTTGGATCCCAGGTACTTCTTCTTTCAAGGCGTTTACTTCAGCAGTTTCTGGTTGATGCTTATACAATGATTGAAAGTCATCGCCTTCGATACATCCGGAAAAATCAATCAGATTTAAGGACGTTAAGTTATAGTAAGTTTGTGTCTGCATCAAACAATGGTCATTCTTCGCTGCCTATAGAGGGAAATCGAATTATCATCCCATCATCCTTTACAGGTGGTCCAAGATATATGCATCAGATGTATTTGGATTGTATGTCTATATGCAAATACTATGGTTTTCCAGACCTTTTTATTACATTTACATGTAATCCAAAGTGGCCAGAACTGACGAGATATTTTCAAATATACAATCTTAGATCAGAAGATAGACCAGATTTGTGTTGCAGACTATTCAAAGTAAAGCTTGATTGTTTGATGGATGATCTAACAAAGAAACATTTGCTTGGCAAAACCGTTTCTG AGTTCCAAAAAAGAGGTCTTCCCCATGCCCATATTTTACTCTTCATGGATCCAACAGCCAAAATTCCAAGTGCCGAAGATATTGATCGGATAATAACTGCTGAAATTCCTGATAAAAATGAAGAACCTAGACTGTACGAGGTTGTAAGGGACACAATGATTCATGGTCCCTGTGGTATGGTCAACAAGGATTCTCCATGTATGCAAGATGGCCGCTGTACCAAATTTTTCCCTCGGAAGATAGTAGAGAAAACTATTGTCGATGCACAAGGATATCCGATTTACCGTAGAAGAGAAGGAGGTTCTACAGTTGAGAAAAGAGGAATACAATTGGATAATAGGTTTGTTGTTCCCTATAACAAGCAGCTTAGTCTTCGTTATAAAGCAAATATCAATGTTGAGTGGTGTAATCAAGCCAGATCTATTAAATACTTATTTAAGTATATCCACAAAGGGCAAGACTGCATTACAGCAACCATTACTCAGAAAACAAATAAGGAGTCAGATAGGGCGGAAACCAACGACAATGGTGGGAATCCAGGTGTGAATGTAAGCAACGGTGGAGGTGATGTAGGTGTAAACATAAATGGAGATGCCCAGGAACCAGCCGTTGACGAAATTAAAAATTATTTTGATGCCAG ATACATATCTGCTTGCGAGTCAACTTGGAGGATTTGTGCATTTCCAACTCATTTTCGAACTACCCCTGTTGAGAAACTTACATTTCATCTAGAAGGTGAGCAGCCTGTAGTTTACAAGAAAGGTGATACGGTGGAGACCGTTATGGCTCGCATGAGAGTATCAAAGACCATGTTCTTAGCTTGGTTCATTGCATGTGAAGAATATCCTGAAGCTAGACTATTGACTTATTCGGAAATGCCGACGAGATTCTTATATGATGGGAAGAACCAAGTATGGAAAAAACGGAAAAAAGGTTTTGCAATTGGGAGGTTGCAGCATGTTTGTCCAAGCAGTGGCGAATACTATTATTTGAGGGTTCTGATTAATAAGATTAAAGGGCCACGGTGTTATGATGATATCAAGACAGTTGATGGAATCGTTCAACCAAGTTTCGAGATTGCGTGTTATAAGCTTGGTTTATTAGACGATGACAAAGAATATATAGAAGGACTAAGAGAATGTAGCTTTTGGGCATCCGGTCATTATGTCCGGAAATTGTTTGCGAGGATGTTGCTGTCAGAGAGTTTATCGTCGCCAAAACTGGTTTGGGATTCAACGAAAGACATACTATCCGAAGATATTTTGTTCCTTGAGCGAAGGCAGCGTAGAAACCCGA ATCTGATATTGGATGAAGAACAAATCCTTAATTGTACGTTAATGCAGCTTGACAAGATCTTACGCAGTAAGAATAGTAGTTTGGATAAATGGAAGTCAATGCCACAGCCGATCGATAACGATCAGTCAATATCATCTTGTAATAGGCACTTACAAGATGAATTGAACTACCCATGGGACGAGTTGCGTGCACAGCACCAAGAATGGTTTCGACAGTTGACGGATGAGCAGCGGGCTGTGTATGAGCAGATAATAGGATATGTCGAAAGCAATGCAGGTGGAGTTTATTTTGTGTATGGGTTTGGTGGAACAGGGAAAACTTTTTTGTGGAATATTCTCTCTGCTGCTATCCGATCTAGAGGTGAAGTGGTACTTAATGTTGCTTCTAGCGGTATTGCCGCTTTATTGCTTCCTGGTGGAAGGACAGCTCATTCCCGGTTCAGCATACCCATAAATCCAGATGAATTCTCTACTTGCAAGATACAACCTGGGAGTGATCAAGCTGAATTAATATCTAAAGCTTCTCTGATTATTTGGGACGAAGCACCGATGATGAGTAAGCATTGTTTTGAAGCTCTAGATCGCAGTCTGTGCGACATTATGAAGACTACACACAACAGACCATTTGGTGGTAAAGTAGTTGTATTCGATGGTGATTTCAGACAGATCTTGCCTGTTATTCCAAAGGGCAACCGAGCTGATGTAGTTATTGCTGCTCTTAACTCATCGTATCTGTGGAAATATTGCCAAGTTCTAGAGCTAACAAAAAATATGAGGCTTTCTTCAGAAGCTTTCTTCAGAACCAAATAG
- the LOC106323592 gene encoding uncharacterized protein LOC106323592, which yields MGWYYLSCKVCATKLLTVPNDCDDAVIPILDGGYRYYCTRCKTVAPKLLPRYNLHLVVLDNTSNIKLHLSDNLAFQLLHQPCVELTGKVTKEIEDPAYLPKALTNLFGKTFLFKILIEKNNYLYKHKTYKVVNLITNTDMINEFYVTYYPQGSQRMPCSPFSNLSRVIEGSITGIGSSSQSKQSTQLTPIRDLMREFDEMSDTKVTPILKIKKEENDFSG from the exons ATGGGTTGGTACTATTTGAGTTGTAAAGTCTGCGCAACTAAGCTTTTGACCGTACCAAATGACTGCGATGATGCAGTCATTCCTATTCTCGATGGTGGATACAGGTATTATTGTACTAGATGCAAAACCGTAGCTCCCAAGCTATTACCAAG GTACAATTTACATTTGGTTGTTCTTGATAATACAAGTAACATCAAATTACATCTGTCTGATAATCTTGCGTTTCAACTACTCCACCAACCCTGCGTTGAGTTAACAGGAAAGGTTACAAAGGAG ATTGAAGATCCTGCTTATTTACCGAAGGCTTTGACGAATTTGTTTGGTAAGACGTTTCTGTTTAAGATACTTATTGAGAAGAATAATTATCTATACAAGCACAAGACATACAAAGTGGTCAACCTAATCACAAACACAGACATGATAAATGAGTTTTATGTCACCTATTATCCTCAG GGAAGTCAGCGGATGCCCTGCTCACCGTTTTCGAATCTTTCACGTGTAATCGAG GGTTCTATCACTGGAATTGGTAGTTCCTCTCAATCAAAACAATCTACTCAACTGACACCGATTAGAGATTTGATGCGAGAGTTTGACGAGATGAGTGATACAAAAGTTACACCTATATTGAAGATAAAGAAGGAAGAAAATGATTTTAGTGGCTGA